A section of the Kribbella sp. HUAS MG21 genome encodes:
- a CDS encoding FAD-dependent oxidoreductase — protein MRRILVVGGGYAGFYTAWRLEKKLRRGEAEVIVVDPRPYMTYQPFLPEVVAGSVEARHAAVSLRRNLKHTKLVAGMVTGISHADKSVTIRPAQGPEYTMTYDVIAVTAGAVTRTFDVPGVAERAIGMKHVEEAVAIRDRLFTAFDEAAGLEPGPARRKLLTVTFVGGGFSGVEGFAELFSLARALLKKYPELSESDLAFHLVEATGRILPEVSDKPGEWVVKMLEKRGATVHLNTTMQSADDGHVVLSDGSEFDSELIVWTAGNAATRLLRNHTDLPHNERGMVQVRADLRIGTDAAVIPDAWAAGDDAAVPDLTSPVEGAYTVPNAQNAVRQGKRLAKNLLRSLRGKEPKNYVHHSLGVIATLGLGSGIFQYRRIVIKGLLAWLMHRGYHVLAVPTWDRKVRVLAIWLVAFFYGRDIVSLASVQTPREAFASEAKATALTATRQG, from the coding sequence GTGCGCAGGATCCTGGTGGTGGGCGGCGGGTATGCCGGGTTCTACACGGCGTGGCGGTTGGAGAAGAAGTTGCGGCGGGGTGAGGCCGAGGTGATCGTGGTCGACCCGCGGCCGTACATGACGTACCAGCCGTTCCTGCCCGAGGTGGTGGCCGGATCGGTCGAGGCCCGGCACGCGGCGGTCTCGCTGCGCCGGAACCTCAAGCACACGAAGCTGGTGGCCGGTATGGTGACCGGCATCTCGCACGCGGACAAGTCCGTGACGATCCGTCCGGCGCAGGGCCCGGAGTACACGATGACGTACGACGTGATCGCGGTCACCGCGGGCGCCGTGACGCGGACCTTCGACGTCCCGGGCGTGGCCGAGCGGGCGATCGGGATGAAGCACGTCGAGGAAGCCGTGGCGATCCGGGACCGGCTGTTCACCGCGTTCGACGAGGCGGCCGGGCTGGAGCCGGGGCCGGCGCGGCGGAAGCTGCTGACGGTCACGTTCGTGGGCGGCGGTTTCTCCGGTGTGGAAGGGTTCGCGGAGCTGTTCTCGCTGGCGCGGGCGTTGCTGAAGAAGTACCCGGAGCTGTCGGAGAGCGACCTCGCGTTCCATCTCGTCGAGGCGACCGGCCGGATCCTGCCCGAGGTCAGCGACAAGCCGGGCGAGTGGGTCGTGAAGATGCTCGAGAAGCGCGGCGCGACCGTGCACCTGAACACCACGATGCAGTCGGCCGACGACGGTCACGTGGTGCTGTCCGACGGCAGCGAGTTCGACTCGGAGCTGATCGTCTGGACGGCGGGCAACGCCGCGACGCGGCTGCTGCGCAACCACACCGACCTGCCGCACAACGAGCGCGGCATGGTGCAGGTGCGCGCGGACCTGCGGATCGGCACCGACGCCGCGGTGATCCCGGACGCGTGGGCGGCCGGCGACGACGCGGCCGTGCCGGACCTCACGTCGCCGGTCGAGGGGGCGTACACGGTCCCGAACGCGCAGAACGCCGTACGGCAGGGGAAGCGGCTGGCGAAGAACCTGCTGCGGTCGCTGCGCGGCAAGGAGCCGAAGAACTACGTGCACCACAGCCTCGGCGTGATCGCGACTCTCGGTCTGGGCAGCGGGATCTTCCAGTACCGCCGGATCGTCATCAAGGGCCTGCTCGCGTGGCTGATGCACCGCGGGTACCACGTCCTCGCGGTCCCGACGTGGGACCGCAAGGTGCGGGTGCTGGCGATCTGGCTGGTGGCGTTCTTCTACGGCCGGGACATCGTGTCGCTGGCCTCGGTCCAGACCCCGCGCGAGGCGTTCGCCTCCGAGGCCAAGGCGACAGCGCTCACTGCGACGCGACAGGGCTGA
- a CDS encoding DMT family transporter: MGVGLALASALCFGLSDFAAGLAARRLHSAVVVLLGQLFGVVAVTLLALVVAAPGVTPAALAWGALSGIGTGLGAAFLFQAMKIGRFGLVVPLSDVAGVAIPVVLGVVLLDDHLRWWAWVGFAISVPAIWLLTSRRGPRSGTTAGAGWALLSGAAFALQYVALAQADAAAGLWPLALNRLVAVLTVAPIAVRRDRLRMEPRTAGLAIASGVLGTSAIAAFLFATREQALSVAVVLTSLYPAVTVLLGLTVLHERLTLRQIAGLACATATVVLVSL; this comes from the coding sequence GTGGGTGTCGGACTCGCCTTGGCGTCGGCGTTGTGCTTCGGCCTGTCGGATTTCGCCGCGGGACTGGCGGCCCGCCGGTTGCACAGCGCGGTTGTCGTCCTGCTCGGCCAGCTCTTCGGCGTCGTCGCGGTGACGCTGCTCGCGCTGGTCGTCGCGGCTCCGGGCGTCACCCCGGCCGCGCTGGCCTGGGGCGCACTGTCCGGGATCGGGACGGGGCTCGGGGCCGCGTTCCTGTTCCAGGCGATGAAGATCGGGCGGTTCGGTCTCGTCGTACCGCTGAGTGACGTCGCCGGGGTCGCGATCCCGGTCGTGCTCGGAGTGGTGCTGCTGGACGATCACCTGCGCTGGTGGGCGTGGGTCGGCTTCGCGATCTCCGTCCCCGCGATCTGGTTGCTGACCAGCCGGCGCGGTCCGCGCTCGGGCACGACCGCGGGCGCCGGGTGGGCCCTGCTGTCCGGCGCCGCGTTCGCGTTGCAGTACGTCGCGCTGGCTCAGGCCGACGCCGCAGCCGGATTGTGGCCGTTGGCACTCAACCGCCTGGTTGCCGTCCTGACCGTCGCTCCGATCGCCGTACGTCGCGACCGCCTCCGGATGGAGCCTCGTACGGCGGGGCTCGCGATCGCGTCCGGTGTCCTCGGCACCTCCGCGATCGCCGCGTTCCTGTTCGCGACCCGCGAGCAGGCCCTCTCGGTTGCGGTCGTCCTGACCTCGCTCTACCCGGCTGTCACCGTGCTCCTCGGCCTGACCGTCCTGCACGAGCGCCTCACCCTCCGGCAGATCGCCGGCCTGGCCTGCGCAACAGCCACCGTCGTACTCGTCTCCCTCTGA